AAGTAATACCCCGTAAGTACTCGGTAATAGTTGGTCTGGCAAATTAATGTCTGGCACTTGAGCCCTTGCAGATCAGATTCGACAAGGACCAAGCGGACGAGACTGGACTTGCACTTGCTCTGCCTAAGCAATCACTTTAGCTCTCCCCGCTGTTTTTTGCCTTCGGTGCGTGCGCACGCCCATCAGGTCGCGTGGTATACTTAAGTCAGTATGTCTGGCagactggtctggtctcacGATCGTCCATATAACAACTACATTCCGGGACCAACCTCTCGgctcgctccttccctttttcttcctcccttcCAACACGATCTAGACCCCAAATcttgcatctccaaccaacCTCTTCCCATATCACCGACCCCCTCCTCCTTTGTCCAGACAGGTCGTGCAccctttttgcttcttgaaagaaaaataaaaaaaaaacaccatCCCCAGACCCAGATTTGACCCCAAGGACGGCACTATAATTTAGTGCCTATACTCACACACTCTCTCTTGTACCAAGCGACGTCAGCCAGTCGACTTGGTCATTGCGGGTGTGGACTTTGGTCACCTGCCCTCCAGATCACACCGCTTCGGATTGCCAACCGCCCCAGGAAAGAGACCTTCCAGGACTGTCGTCATTTTTATGCGTTCCCCAGGCCAATTGGATCTTGCATTTCGTTGAGACTTTTTTCCTCTGCCGGATTTTCCACGGATTTGTTGTTTTGCATTTGTCCTATCAGCTTTGTGGTAAGGACTACGTCGTCCTTGAGTTGTATCAGCCGCATGGGAGCCTCTCTCGCACACTCAATCGGTCGCGTTGCCCTTTGGTCATCTGATTTCTGGCCTTTGCACCTTTATTGTCTTTTTGCGCACACTGGAGTCGAGTAATTGACGTTTTCGTTTCTCAAGCGAAAGGGAAAACTATTCGCAGTATGATTCCTGGAGAAATACCACAAGCTGCTTTGGCGTATAAGAGCGCTGTCATTTCTAGAGACCCTTGGAATACAGGCCACAGGTGCGTGAGCCAAGACAACTCGCCGCTAACGCGGTATTCTAACATGGCATATAGTGCATTACTTGATTCATATACCAatgatggctttggaaaTGCAATCTATTCCTCTCCAAGGTAAGGAAGCAACTGCTACCATTCATGGTTTTATACAGGGCACTCCAAAATAACACAATGTTCCACAGCACCATGAACTACTCTGGCAACTCTTATAGTCAGAGCAGAGCCATTCCGAGAAGCGCCAACTGCTACTCGCGGGCTGATGCTTTGTCCTCTGCTTCGTCAACCTATGGGCTACGAGCTCCTGTCGCAGCACCCTCAACCACCGGACATGCCTTCAGTGCTTATAAGAGCCCAAGCAAGACGTCAAATTGGGACAGTCAAGAGCGATATTCTCCCACGGGCTCTCTCGAGGAGATTGTTGCGTCACCCAACTTGTCTGACTACTCTGTGGAAAACGGTATAGGATTGAGCAGCCCGCAGCAGAAGTCTCGCCAGAGTGGCAAACGAGGATCCCAGCGCCGACCATCCAACCGAGACGAGTTTGACGGTCCTCACCAGTTCTTACAGCGTCCGCCACAGGAGATTATTGACATGCAGGAAAGGGAACTGCCACACCTCCCGACCAACCTGCATGTTCAAGAGCAGGACACTGTGTTGAACCAGGTCAACGACCGGCTGTCACAGTGCGCGTTTGACTTTGTCGCCAAGTACCAGTTCCCTATCCCCCTCACACAAGACATGCGGCCCGTGGAACGCCCACAGGACCGTGAATGGACGGAGTGGGTGTACCTGCTCAAGAGGCTCGCGACCAAGCGACGCATCCCGGCGAGAGTGTTATACAATGGACAGATTAAGCAATTCGTCACCATTTTAGAAAACTCTCTCGAGATGCGCCATGCGGCCAAACACCAAAGTCGCCCTTTGAAAGACGACCGAAATATTCTGCAGCTCATCTCTGCAGGCATTCAAGTCGCCAAGATTTTAAAGGATGCATCGGCCATGGATTACTTGGACCGATTATACGTTGAAACAGAAGCACGGATTCAGGAACGCGCCAAGCCGCGATTCCGATCCTAAGTCTGCTGCACTTTACAAGCCAGCACCATTTATACGTTTATATCCCAGGGAAGCTCCTCATGTAGGAACAACCACCACGCTGAAGCTACGGATGCTTCAAACCAGATTGAAAGGATTAATAAGGGAGGGACGCACCGCGACCGCCTTATTGATGCAGCTGGATAGGAAATTGCCACGCTTTATGATGATGCCGTTATTTGTATGTGAATTTTGAGTTCCTAAAACACCGCTGGTCCGCCCGTTGCAGCCGACGAAAGACAAGCGGTCCGTTTTCTGGTGTTTATTTGCTACCACAGCAGTTATATCAGGTTTTAAGTTAGTTTTGTGTTAGTTGCGCAAGCATTTGTAAACGGACTCTGTTGTTCCGAGACTTGCGCACTTTATTTTGAATTTTGAATTGGATAGAGTGTGTTGCGTAAGCAAGATGTTCATGGAGATGCCATGTAACCAGGACGTTTGTATAGAGTTTAAATATAGGTGCAAGCCACGTATGTGTTTCTTATTCTCGATACCTGATTGTCATCTTGCTGCATTTATGCCTATATGCGCGAGTATGCGTCTTAGACTTGTGGATAAAAGATTTAAGATGCAGGGTAGTCGACATTTCAACATCGCGGACGTAACCCAATGACATACAGCAAAGCCAAACGCCTCATCAACACATTTCAGCCCAGCCGGCTTCCCCAACTTTGCTTGCCAACATGCTCAGCCCACCAGGCACTTCGGCCACCAAACCGTACATCGGTCAGAGAGCTACAATTCCCCATCTGCCAACGGTTGCATGTGGCCCAGTACTGGCCTGTGGATGGTCAACCGCCCACTCACATTCGCCTCATCCTAGTCGTTCGGTATTCCAATCTGGCTTAGCGCTTTTTGGAAACCGTAGAGGCAACGGCATGTAATCCCATCTTTAAAGCCCCTGCTTCCCTGTACTTTGATCTGTACGCTCTAAACTGTCGCGTGCGAGTGGTTTCTGACGATATTTTCGATTAAAGATTCATTTCCATGTTTTATTTATGAGAGGCATTGATGCGGATGGCATGAGACGCACTTATACTACTCTGCTCTGCCTTGGATCCCGCAGAATCGACATTAGAAACTCGAGGTTGGGTTGATCAAGAGAAGAATACATTTGGAACCGAGAGACGCATCGCTCTGGGGAGTAGGAAACCGTCACCATGGCTTCCGTCACATCCCATACATCCCCTCACATGTCTCCGTACGATTTCGAGAACACAGACGACGAATCATGGCAGTATATAAACTACTCAAGCGGCGCATCCGCAGCCGGATCAGTGGGCTTCTTACCCAGTCCTGCCAGTGGTAGTTTGAACGGATATGCGATTGTCGGGCATACACATCCGCACTTAACGCCGCCGCAGGCTTCAGTTTCGCCGTTGAGTTTGGTGGATATGGATCAGACGATGTTCTTGCCGGCGGGGACATCTTATCCTACGCAAGATGGGTTTGGGACGTCTGATGGTTCGGCTGGTTTTGCGCAGGGGAGCAGTGTCAGTGGAAGTGTAAATGGGAGCTTCTTGACGCCGCAGGAGTATCTGTTTGCGGATGGGGGGCTAACACAACAAGAAATGAATGGTGAGTTTTACCACGGCAAGACACTACGATGTTGATGTAGCGGATACTTCGTGAGAGTCAAGATATGCGAACTTAAGACGCTAATCATTTGGCAGACATAGCTCCGTACGTGAGCAATTTCTTCACAAACGAGCAAGCTCCGTCAACCGACTTTTCAACGCCAATATTCTCAGCAGATCCAACAGCATGGGATAGTAGCCCCGGCGCTGCAAATACCCAAATTCTTCCCAGCGACGACTTCAATCCCTCAAATgacacctccaccaccaacagcataTCGTCTTCGCCGCCAACCTCCAGCCCCAAGTCCCCTCCCATCAAATCCGAGTCTTCCAAATCGCCCCTCGCAATccgcaaagtcaaagacGGCAAGATTGAAAAGAAGACCAAAAAGACCATAATTACAGACTCGCAATCCGGCAAATTCGTCATCATGACACCCACCTCCATCACCGCACACGCCGGCCGACCCAACCCCTTCGAATGCTTCGAAGCGATGCGTGCCACGCAACGCGGCCGGAAGGGACCCTTAGCGGATGAGACCAAAGAGAATGCCCTGCAAGTCCGTCGTCTAGGCGCCTGTTTCtgctgccacagccgcaAGGTTAAATGTGACAAGGAAAGGCCGTGCAAGCACTGCAAGCGACTGATGCTGCATGTTCCACAGGTAGTGTGCTGGCAGTTTCAGGATTTTATCCCCGTACTGTTTCCGGACTTTATTCGAGCGCACTTTAAAAAAGAGGAGATGATTAGATTTCTGAGAGACAACGTGGATGGCTTTAGGGTCGGCGGCATGGAA
The genomic region above belongs to Pochonia chlamydosporia 170 chromosome 2, whole genome shotgun sequence and contains:
- a CDS encoding fungal transcriptional regulatory protein (similar to Cordyceps militaris CM01 XP_006666889.1) gives rise to the protein MASVTSHTSPHMSPYDFENTDDESWQYINYSSGASAAGSVGFLPSPASGSLNGYAIVGHTHPHLTPPQASVSPLSLVDMDQTMFLPAGTSYPTQDGFGTSDGSAGFAQGSSVSGSVNGSFLTPQEYLFADGGLTQQEMNDIAPYVSNFFTNEQAPSTDFSTPIFSADPTAWDSSPGAANTQILPSDDFNPSNDTSTTNSISSSPPTSSPKSPPIKSESSKSPLAIRKVKDGKIEKKTKKTIITDSQSGKFVIMTPTSITAHAGRPNPFECFEAMRATQRGRKGPLADETKENALQVRRLGACFCCHSRKVKCDKERPCKHCKRLMLHVPQVVCWQFQDFIPVLFPDFIRAHFKKEEMIRFLRDNVDGFRVGGMEQPCEVELFCGLRFSAVLNVKAKFFTAKTCDVLQHWHTNPQGGSQNLQANGSAPIGLEFNTASQRDDLRKKVKSYVADVINEPFYAEQVTDSVKSTQLPVKILRIVQTYAKQSDSPMVKRALSIYAMHYIMTRHLCITPKSIIALQPSGLVPQNTPFITPRVLARQIKSLVDDLILREMQLIFELFSKSLKPKHRREWAPCTASFLVLCLFMEAVETTAENFVIYQNEINRRNTSPPEYKRGFALDICKELENMPFKQFAYQFHNIYQTHAKDANTKSFNPLFDDSFEAQGELDGPAVEMVRSMRELFMGEDWQDMQFLADDEIILNRGESTHPIDSSFLYTGRLVAKFLLSFTNENAIFGGKI